Genomic DNA from Nitrospira sp.:
CAATGGCCCTGTCCGTGCTATTGGGAGAAATTCTGACGAGTTTTTCTCCGGGCCGCACGGTTTCGCCTGCGCCGGCTTGTGCCATTTTGACTACGGTGCCGTCGATGGGCGAGAGAATGCGGCTGGCCACTCGTCGTTGATTGGCGTTGGAGAGACGCAGAGAAACATCCGCCACTTGATCGGCAGCCCGCGCTGCTTCTCCGATCGAGGCATCTCGGGCCGCTTCGGCGTCAAGAAGTCTCTGAAGCACTTCGGCGTTTACTTGTTCCCGCCCGAAACTCAAGGCTTTCATCCCCTGCTCGGCGGCGGCCAGGTTGGCTTGTGCAGCTTGCAAATCCGCTTTACTGGCGATGGCGGCTTGAATGGTGAGTTCTAATTCGCGCTGCGAGACCAGGCCCTGCTTCGCCAGTTGTTGATGCCGCTCCACATTGAGTTCAGCGGTGGCTACCGCGATCTTCGAGGCTTCGATTTTTTGCCGCGCCTCACGGACTTTGCTTTCGGCTTCAAGCACGCGTGCGCCTGCCGAGGGCACGGCCGCTTTGACGAGGTTTTGCATTTCCTTGATGCGTTTATCGAGCTGATCGGCGCGACTGAGGGCGGCTTTGCGCGTATCTTCCAGCGCCTGCTTGCGCTGTTCGAGCAGATTCAAGAGATCCGGGGCCATGAAATTCGGGTCGTAGTCGTCGAGTTCGAGAATCACGTCGCCCGCTTTGACCCGCACACCTTCGAAGATGTGCCACTTTCTGATGCGACCGGTAATCTGCGCCTCGATGTCTTGCGGGCGCTCAAAGGGGGTATAGGCGGAGAGTTGGCCCGTGACGGTGATGGTTTGAGTCCAGGGGACGAAAGCCACGATCAGCATGAAGAAGCCGACCAGGAGTATGGCCAGCCGGGAGGAAAATCGAAGCCGTTCGGGGATTTGGACCGCTTCCCAGGACTGGAGCTTGGTCGAGGTCGCCAAATCGTCGACGGCCATTTCGTCCAAGCCGGTGCGCTGGGTGACCAGAGAGCGAAATCGCGTCTTGAGCCCTTCACGAATACGCTGCACGTGACGTCTCCAGGGCACGGCCGATCATGAGGAAGCACTGCACTGCTCATATTAGTGGAAGACGAAGGAGTTGGTCAATTCAATGAGGGGTTCTCCCGCGGTTCAGCTTGACCCTCTGGCGTGAGAACGGCTATGGTTCGCCGCATCATTCTTTCCTTCAGCCAGAGGTGTGGGGTCCATGCCGAAGAAGACGAAAGCGAGTCGGGCGTTGGTCGGGGTCTTGGGCGGGAGCACATCGGACTTTCCCATCCTTGAAAAGGCCGTCGCTATGTTGAATGAGCTCGGGATTCCCAATGAGCTGCTCGTGGTGTCGGCTCACCGTACGCCCGATCGCCTCTTTGCGTATGCCGAGCAGGCGGTTGCGCGGGGGATTCAGGTCATCATCGCCGGTGCCGGGGGTGCCGCCCATCTGCCGGGGATGTTAGCGGCGAAAACTTCCTTGCCTGTCATCGGTGTGCCCATTCCGACTGAAAACCTTCGGGGATTGGATTCGCTGCTGTCCATCGTCCAAATGCCGCGAGGCATTCCGGTTGCCACGGTGGCGATCGGTGGGGCCGAAAACGCAGCGATCCTGGCTGCGCAGATCCTGGGGTTACAATCGGCGGCCATCAGACAGCGCGTCGAAGGGTTCCGCACGGCACAAACGCAACGCGTGCTCGACTCTCAAGACGACGCCCGGTTATCTCCACCCTTCGCGATGAAACGAAGCTCCCGGACGAGCCGTCGATCGTGAACCCACTCGTCATCGAGCCTGGCGCGACCTTGGGGGTGCTTGGAGGCGGGCAGCTGGGCGCCATGTTCGCCACCGCAGCTCGCCGGATGGGCTACGTGATTGCCGTGTGGGATCCCGATCCTGAGGCGCCGGCCCACCGGATTGCCGACTATTCCCTCGTTCGCCCCTTCACTGATGCCGACGCACGCGCAGAGTTCACCCAGCGCGTTCGCGCTGTGACGTATGAATGGGAAAATGTGCCGGCCGATCTCTGCGAACAGTTGGAGCGAGACCTGCCGGTTCGACCATCCAGCCGCGTCCTGCGAGTGATTCAGGACCGCATCGAGCAAAAGACGTTTTTGCGTTCTCACGGACTGGCGGTGCCGACATTTTTCGCCATTTCATCGCCGGATGAACTCGGTCGGCAGACCATGCCCCCTTATCCGCTGGTGTGTAAGACGGCCACTGCCGGGTATGACGGCAAGGGTCAATGGAAAATCCTTCGAGCAGAAGATTGTCCGGCGGTGCAGCAAGAGTTGGCCCGGAGCATGAGGCCGGGATCGCGCTGGATTCTCGAGGAGTGGCTTCCCTTTGAGCGCGAAGTGTCGGTGCTGGTCGTGCGGGGAGTGGATGGCGCGTCGCGGACCTATCCGGTCGTTGAAAATGTGCATGAAGGCGGGATTCTTCGCCAGACCACCGTTCCCGCGGATGTGACCGCGTCGGTGGCCGTGCAAGTCGCCACGATGGCAGAAGAAGCGGTACGGACTTTGGATGGTGTCGGGGTCTTTTGCGTGGAATTGTTTCTCATGTCCGATGGCCGCGTGCTCATCAATGAGGTTGCGCCACGCCCCCATAATTCCGGGCACTATTCGTTGGATGCCTGTACGGTGTCGCAATTCGAGCAACAGGTGCGGACGCTGTGCGGGTTGCCGCTCGGGGAAATTCGTCTGCTCAGTCCCGCCGTCATGCTGAACCTCATCGGTGACGAGGTTCGACTCGCCACTGCAGCCCCTGCTGCGCAAGAGTTGCTAGGTGAGCCGGGTGCAGTCGTCCATCTGTATGGAAAACGCGTGATTCGTCCAAAACGGAAAATGGGCCATGTGTCGTTCCTCGCCTCGACTCGAGCGGAAGCGCTGACGAAAGCTGCTTCCTTCCGTGCCAGACTTGCTTTGCCTTCCTGGTAGATCGCCCAACCTCTGAGTTCGCCGATCTGTTGGTGCGCTGATGTCCGTTTCTCTCCGTTCGCGTCGCAGGGCGTCGGGCGGTTGTCCGTTTTTGTGAGACGACCAGAGCCCACCGGCCGTTCATGGCCATCCCTGTTTTCGCTCTCCCTGTAATTGCGATGACTTGCCGAAATGGGAAGACGGTACGGGATTTGCTGCCTTATCGACCGGTCCCACACGCGTCGTATAAAGGCAGGTACTGCGGTGAGCGCGCCACGTTTCTCCGAACTCAATCACACCGGTCGGCATCCCACGTTGCGAGGGTTGAGCCGGTTGCTCTCCCATTCGCGAGTGCGCGTGATGTTTCTGCAAAGTCTCGTGGCCGGCATCCTGTCGTACGAACTCCTGGTCAGCAATGAGACGATCTATGGGCAGATCGTCAGCCGGATGGTGGCGCTTGGATTGATCCTGATCAGTGTCGGCATCATGTTGTTGCCGAAATCCGCATTAGAAAGCGCCTGGTTTCCCGGCGCCTTGATCAGCATCAATACGCTCCTGGTGACGGGGACCATCTATCTCTCAGGGAACGCCAGCTCGGAACTGTATCTCACGTATTTTCTTCTGCTCCTGATTGCCTCATCCGCGCCCTCGTTGAAACAACTGCTCGGCCTTTCAATCATCATCTGCGCCGGGTACGGCGTGCTGGTCTATGAGCATGCGATGCAATCAGGCACGCTCGAGGTCGGGCATCTTCTGGGCATTCCTGTCTTGCTGATCATGTCGGTGTTTTATGGATTGACACTTGAGACGGTGGCCGCCGAGCGGCGCCGCAATCGGCTGTTACGGGAAGATGTTGAAGAGTTGAAACAGTCTGAGCAGAACTTGGAAGAGCGACGGACCCACCTGGAGACGCGCGTGCAGGGACTGAAGCAGGGGTTGTCCCGCGCCAATCAGGAAATCCGTCAGGGGAAGGTTGAACGGACCGGGTTGGAGCGACAGCTGCGTGAGGCGCAAAAGTTCGAGGCCGTGGGACGTCTGGCCTCCAGGTTGGCGCATGAGTTCAATCAGATGTTAGCGGTGATCGGCGCGCAGACCGGGGCCATCGTCTCCAAATTGAAACCCGATGACCCGCTCCACGCGCCGGTGGACGCCATCTTCCGAAGCGGGGAACGCGCCGCAACCCTGACGGCGCAACTGCTCGCCTTGGGGATTCACGAAACGACCATTCGTGATACGTTATCGCTTGGCGAGGCGATCGCGTCGATGCGTGAAACGCTTGAGGGGTTGCTTCCCGGACGGATCGACGTGCGGGTGCCTGACGAATCTAAACCGGTATTGGTGGAGATCGGACACGATCGACTGGAGTATTTGCTGCTGCACCTGATTGCCAATGCCCGAGATGCGATGCCGAAGGGGGGGCGGGTGGACATTGCGGTGGAGGTGGTGTCCGGTGAATTGCTGCCAGCCGAGCAGTTGGAAAAGAATCCGCGCAAGCGCATGGCCAGGATCGCGGTGAGCGACAGCGGCGGGGGGATGAATTCGGACGTCCAGGCGCAGATGTTCGAGCCGTTTTTCTCGACGAAGGAAACCCACGCTGGGCTGGGGCTGACGTTGGTCTATGGGATCGTCCGTCAGTACGGAGGGACGGTGGAGGTGCAGAGTCAGCCGGGACAGGGCACGACCGTCCGGCTGTATCTTCCGCTCGTGGAGCGCAACGGCGTGGTGCGAGATACGCGGGTACGTCGCGAGGCGGTGTCCAAGGGGGCGGAGACGGTGTTGGTGGTGGAGGAAGACGAGATTGCCAGGAAGTTGGCCTTGTCGACGCTCCACTCGCATCGGTATCAGGTATTGGAGGCGGGGTCGGCCGTGGAAGCCTTGCTCGTCGCACAACAGCACAAAGGGCCGATCCATCTGACGGTCAGCCACCTAACACTCGCGGAGATCGGTGGGCGCGAGTTGGCCAAGCGACTGGTGTTGCAACATCCCGCCATGAAAGCGTTGTTCGTGTCCGGGTTTTCTGATGACACGATCGTGAGTCATCGGGTGAATAAGAAGTATTTTTTGCAGCAACCCTACCGTCAGCATGATTTGGCAGAAAAGGTTCGCGAATTGTTGGATGCGTGAGCCGCCGACTACGTTCTCTGGCGACCGCTAGTCCCGCCACGATCGGGAACGGGTGGGCGCAAAAAACCGCACCTCGGGTCGTTTGAAGAAGCCGATCAACAGCATGCCCACGACGAATCCGCCGATGTGCGCGAAGAACGCCACACCACCTCCCTGCGACCCAAGGTTCGCGCCACCGCTCAACACCTGCATCACGAACCAAAATCCCAAGACAAGGCCGGCCGGGACGTAGGTCGTTCCCACAACCGGCGCCAACAGCAACACGCGGGCATGCGGGAAGAGCAGCAGATAGGCGCCGAGGACTCCCGATATCGCCCCGCTTGCGCCGACCATCGGAACCGTGGATGTCGGGTCGGTTAACGCATGGCTCAATGCTGCCAGGATGCCGCATCCCACATAAAAGACGATAAAGCGCCCATGGCCCATGACGTCTTCGATGTTGTTCCCGAAGACCCAGAGATACAACATATTGCCGATCAGATGCATCCAGCTACCGTGGAGAAACATGCTGGTGAGAATAGTGGCGTACGACGGAATCGCGACGATCTCCGGGGGGAGCGCCGCCTGACCGAACACGATGGAGGGAATGGCGCCGAACCGGTAGACGAAGGTTTCGCCGGTGGCCGGACTCAGGGAGCTTTGGTAGAGAAAGACGAGGGAGCAGGCGACGATGAACGCGACGGTGACGACCGGCGTTCGCTCGGTCGGGTTATCGTCACTGAGCGGCAGCATCGCGATCTGATGAAGTGAGGACCATCATAGCGCCGGACGCGGGAGCCGGGGGGTTGACGGCAGTGACCCGTCGGCCTGCAATGGGATGGAGAAGCCTGCCGCATGCGTATGGCCTCCACCGCCGAAGGACGCGGCAATGGCGCCCACGTCGGTCCCGTCTTCGCGTGACCGCATGCTGTAGTAGCGTCGTCCGTTGCGGTCATGCCAGATCAGGCAGAACGGGTGGTTGGCGGATAGGCGTTCGCCGATTTGACTGGTCAAGGCGGCGCTTTGCACGGCTGGAATGGTCACGCCTTCAAACTGCACCAGCGTCGCATGGGACGCGAGCTTCGTGACGAGTTCGTTTTCGTATCGAAGGATGGCCCGGCCTTCCCGCTCAAGTTCCGTTTGCTCGAAACCGGTCCACAGTTGAAAGTCGAACGGATAGGACGCGAGCGCAGCGCTGACTTCCCGGCTATGCGGGAGTGCCCAGTTCCAGAGATCCTTGTCTTGGATGTAGCGCAGCAGCCAGGGGGCCGGTTCATCATACGCCCATTCCCAGGCCAGGACTGCGCCGGATTTGTTTAAATCAAAGTAGGCATAGGGGAGGTCTGCCAGCGTCTGTTTGGCGGTAATGTGATGGTCCAGCACGACCAGGCTGGCTGCATCCTTGGCCATCGCCTCAAGCGTCGGTCTGGCGTAACTGAAATCCACAATGACGACGTGGTGCCCGGCGAGGTTGGTCGGCGGAGCTTCGCCATGCTTGACGGGGCGATACTCAGCCTTGGGGTATCGACGCCAGATGGCCCAAGCAGCGCCGAACCCATCCGCACATTCCGCGTGATACAGGATCAGGGTGGGAGCAGAGGCGGATAGACTGCGCATGGTGGCTGCACTCATAAGCCCTCCACCATACCATGTCCCTTGTGGAGACTAAAGGGCTATCACGCCTGGTCGGGACTCTAGGCGGCGTCACCGGCCGGTCTTGCGGGGATGGTCGTCACGCCGTCACGGGCAAGTGGTTGAGGTGGTTGATCAGCTGCCGGAGGCGCCCCGCATTGCGGCGATTGAACGAAAACGTCAGCCGTGCCAACTCCTTCAATCCCGGTTCATCCATTTCCTCCGGGAGCGAGGTCCGTTGCTCGAACGTCCCTTCCGTCAGCATGTCTTTGAACTGCTGCTGCAAGTCCCCGACTTGCACATCGGTGAGCGGGGTCTTCAAGCGGATGGCCAACTGTCGTCCCACGAACCGGAGCGAATGATACCGCCGGTAAAATGTGCGAATCTCCGTCACGGCGTCTTCCACATTATCGACGATGGTGAACAGCGAGAGGTCTTCGGGATTGATGAGGTGCCGTTTCAACAGTTGCTCGGTGATGAAGGAGTTCCAGTGATTCCAATAATCGCAGCCCGGGGCCTGAAGGCACACGATCGGTTTCGGGTCGCTCTTGCCGGTTTGCACGAGGGTCATGATCTCGAAGCCCTCGTCATGCGTGCCGAACCCTCCGGGAAAGAGGGCAATCGCGTGCGACTCTTTCTGGAACATCAGTTTGCGGGTGAAAAAATATTTGAAGGTGACCAGTTTGGGATCATCGGCAATGACCGCATTGGCGCCCTGCTCAAAGGGCAGCATGATGTTCACGCCGAAACTGTGTTCGCGACCGGCTCCTTCCTGTGACGCTCGCATGATCCCGTCGGCGCCGCCGGTGATGGTCATATAGCCCTCTTCCACCATGCGGCGGGCGAACTGAAACGCCAGTTGGTAGTTGGGATCGTCGGCGGGGGTACGGGCCGAACCGAACACACTGATTTTGAGACGTTGTCGATAGCCCTGGAAGACTCTGAACGCGTGGCGGAGCTCTTTGAGCGCGCGATTGACGATCTTCAAATCCAGGACATCCAACTGCGAGTCCGATAACCGGATCACGCCGGCCAAAATTTCCTTCATCAGGGCCGCCTGGATATCATCGTCCGGGCGATCGAGCAGGGCCGTGATTTGCGTGAGCATTTCGTCTTTGGTCGGAGCCGGTTTGGAACGGGCGGTGGGGGTCTTCATGGATAGTCACCTACAGCACGGTAAACTCCGGACGTGCATCGCCGGAGTACGAAATCATAACAAGCCACGTCGCATGACGCAAAATATTCATCGAAGGCGGGTTAGGGGAGGTCTGTGGCCCGCGGAAGATTCTGCAGCACCCAGGCGCGAATTTTCGACTCGTCGGAAGCGGGGAGAGACGCGAACTGGATGTCGACTCCGGGATACGTGCCGATCATGCCCCGGTCTTCATGGAATTCCGGTTCATAACTGCTGTTGAGGATGGTGCCGCGTACGGAGAAGCTCACATCCGTTCCCGGAAGCATAAAAGAGAGCACGATCGTCGTGCCGGGCAGCAACAGGGTGCGGCTTTCGATAAACGCCCCCACGTGGCTGAGCTGGCGGATGGTGGCGGTGTGTTTCGCGCCTTCTCCCTCGCCGTTCGTGACACGAACGGTTGCGGGGAGGCAGGTGTCGCACCGCTTGGGCGCCAACGCGAGATCCCGTGCCGTCAGAATGCCGACCGGTTGCCCCTGCTTGGTCACGATGAGGAGCGACGCGCCGGTGGAGGCCATCATGTTGGTGGCATCATCGAGAATTTGGTCGCATTCGACGGAGTGCACCGGTTTAGACATGATCGATCGCACGGCCACATCGTGCGGTTCCAGGCCCTGGGCGACGACCTTTTTCACGATATCGCCCGAGGTCATGATGCCGAAGGTGGCCTCGCCGTCCTTGATCAACAGGCAGGGCATCTGCTCCCGATCGAGGAGCAGGGCGGCTTCGCTGACAGAGACATCCCCCGGAATTTGTACGACGCCGGGTGTCATCATGTGGGCCACCATAGGGGTTGTCGAACGAGTCGGTTTGTCGCGGAGCATGGAGCCGGTTTTGGTCATGTTGTAAGCCTATTTCTCGCCGTGAGAGGGGCTAACGGTGCGGCCCGGCGACCACCACGTCGAAAGAAAGTATATCAGATGGATCCGCCGGACCCGTTTCCCCATCTTCCCTTGTCAACCAAGAGGTTAGGCGCTTAGACTGCACAGAAACTATAGTCACTATGGTTGCTTCAAAATATGCCAAATGTGAGCTGATGAAAAGCGAATTCACACAACGTGCGAATCGCCTTCCTGCGCATGGTCTGGGGCTGTCCGTGGACGTGTATTCTCCTGATCTGATGCATCTGGTTCAGTCGCTTCGGGACACGCAGCTGGAGCCGGGATATCTGGAAGTGTTCAAAGCGACGACATCGGCCCTGCAGTGGGTGCGGCAACAATTGCCTGACATCAAGCTTCCCTACCATGGGGAAGGCTTATGGACGACGCAACCGGATTTCCCGCTCAGTAGTTCCGGCCGACAGGGCGTGGCGGAAGCCTGTGCGCAAATTGTGGCCTTGCACAGCGCCTGGCTGAATCATGAATGTGCGACGAAGCAGATGGCGGGCTACGCCTTTGGTACCTATCTGCCGCCGTTGTATACGGAGTTGTCCGCCAGAATGACAGCTGAAAACGTCGCGTATCTTCAACGCCGAGTCGATGCGCATGCGTGCAGGCATGGAATCGACCCAGCGCTGGTCCTCTTGGAAATGCCGCCTCTGACGTATTTTGGCTGTGGCGAGCTTGCGATACCTGAGTTTTTTCGACTGGTGACCGATCAGGCAGCCTGTGGCCTCGTGTTGGATATCGGACATCTATGGACCGTGTATCGGTATACGGGGAGCTGGCAACGACAGCGGTTGGAAGATTTCGCCGCCCAGTTTCTGGAGGCGTTTCCCATGGAACGGGTCGTCGAAATCCATGTCGCAGGACTGGCTGAATTTGCGAACCCTTCCGCCGGGGCAATAGACGGGGATGCACAGCCGCTGCCTTACTGGATCGATGCGCACGGGACGCCAATTCCAGGTGTCTTGTTCGACCTATTGGCGCAGGTCCTGTCTCATCCCGGGCT
This window encodes:
- a CDS encoding biotin/lipoyl-binding protein, producing the protein MQRIREGLKTRFRSLVTQRTGLDEMAVDDLATSTKLQSWEAVQIPERLRFSSRLAILLVGFFMLIVAFVPWTQTITVTGQLSAYTPFERPQDIEAQITGRIRKWHIFEGVRVKAGDVILELDDYDPNFMAPDLLNLLEQRKQALEDTRKAALSRADQLDKRIKEMQNLVKAAVPSAGARVLEAESKVREARQKIEASKIAVATAELNVERHQQLAKQGLVSQRELELTIQAAIASKADLQAAQANLAAAEQGMKALSFGREQVNAEVLQRLLDAEAARDASIGEAARAADQVADVSLRLSNANQRRVASRILSPIDGTVVKMAQAGAGETVRPGEKLVRISPNSTDRAIEMVADGIDAPLLNVGRKVKILFYGIPAIPLPAWPEMMAGTYNGVIKVIDQVDDGKGNFRFWVVPDLEERPWPPQEHVRQGTKAMGWVILNRVPLWYELWRRFNLFPPDYQERPPSLIDTLLPKAGRGAK
- the purE gene encoding 5-(carboxyamino)imidazole ribonucleotide mutase; the protein is MPKKTKASRALVGVLGGSTSDFPILEKAVAMLNELGIPNELLVVSAHRTPDRLFAYAEQAVARGIQVIIAGAGGAAHLPGMLAAKTSLPVIGVPIPTENLRGLDSLLSIVQMPRGIPVATVAIGGAENAAILAAQILGLQSAAIRQRVEGFRTAQTQRVLDSQDDARLSPPFAMKRSSRTSRRS
- a CDS encoding 5-(carboxyamino)imidazole ribonucleotide synthase yields the protein MNPLVIEPGATLGVLGGGQLGAMFATAARRMGYVIAVWDPDPEAPAHRIADYSLVRPFTDADARAEFTQRVRAVTYEWENVPADLCEQLERDLPVRPSSRVLRVIQDRIEQKTFLRSHGLAVPTFFAISSPDELGRQTMPPYPLVCKTATAGYDGKGQWKILRAEDCPAVQQELARSMRPGSRWILEEWLPFEREVSVLVVRGVDGASRTYPVVENVHEGGILRQTTVPADVTASVAVQVATMAEEAVRTLDGVGVFCVELFLMSDGRVLINEVAPRPHNSGHYSLDACTVSQFEQQVRTLCGLPLGEIRLLSPAVMLNLIGDEVRLATAAPAAQELLGEPGAVVHLYGKRVIRPKRKMGHVSFLASTRAEALTKAASFRARLALPSW
- a CDS encoding response regulator, whose protein sequence is MSAPRFSELNHTGRHPTLRGLSRLLSHSRVRVMFLQSLVAGILSYELLVSNETIYGQIVSRMVALGLILISVGIMLLPKSALESAWFPGALISINTLLVTGTIYLSGNASSELYLTYFLLLLIASSAPSLKQLLGLSIIICAGYGVLVYEHAMQSGTLEVGHLLGIPVLLIMSVFYGLTLETVAAERRRNRLLREDVEELKQSEQNLEERRTHLETRVQGLKQGLSRANQEIRQGKVERTGLERQLREAQKFEAVGRLASRLAHEFNQMLAVIGAQTGAIVSKLKPDDPLHAPVDAIFRSGERAATLTAQLLALGIHETTIRDTLSLGEAIASMRETLEGLLPGRIDVRVPDESKPVLVEIGHDRLEYLLLHLIANARDAMPKGGRVDIAVEVVSGELLPAEQLEKNPRKRMARIAVSDSGGGMNSDVQAQMFEPFFSTKETHAGLGLTLVYGIVRQYGGTVEVQSQPGQGTTVRLYLPLVERNGVVRDTRVRREAVSKGAETVLVVEEDEIARKLALSTLHSHRYQVLEAGSAVEALLVAQQHKGPIHLTVSHLTLAEIGGRELAKRLVLQHPAMKALFVSGFSDDTIVSHRVNKKYFLQQPYRQHDLAEKVRELLDA
- a CDS encoding rhomboid family intramembrane serine protease: MLPLSDDNPTERTPVVTVAFIVACSLVFLYQSSLSPATGETFVYRFGAIPSIVFGQAALPPEIVAIPSYATILTSMFLHGSWMHLIGNMLYLWVFGNNIEDVMGHGRFIVFYVGCGILAALSHALTDPTSTVPMVGASGAISGVLGAYLLLFPHARVLLLAPVVGTTYVPAGLVLGFWFVMQVLSGGANLGSQGGGVAFFAHIGGFVVGMLLIGFFKRPEVRFFAPTRSRSWRD
- a CDS encoding phosphohydrolase; this encodes MSAATMRSLSASAPTLILYHAECADGFGAAWAIWRRYPKAEYRPVKHGEAPPTNLAGHHVVIVDFSYARPTLEAMAKDAASLVVLDHHITAKQTLADLPYAYFDLNKSGAVLAWEWAYDEPAPWLLRYIQDKDLWNWALPHSREVSAALASYPFDFQLWTGFEQTELEREGRAILRYENELVTKLASHATLVQFEGVTIPAVQSAALTSQIGERLSANHPFCLIWHDRNGRRYYSMRSREDGTDVGAIAASFGGGGHTHAAGFSIPLQADGSLPSTPRLPRPAL
- a CDS encoding TIGR00730 family Rossman fold protein, with amino-acid sequence MKTPTARSKPAPTKDEMLTQITALLDRPDDDIQAALMKEILAGVIRLSDSQLDVLDLKIVNRALKELRHAFRVFQGYRQRLKISVFGSARTPADDPNYQLAFQFARRMVEEGYMTITGGADGIMRASQEGAGREHSFGVNIMLPFEQGANAVIADDPKLVTFKYFFTRKLMFQKESHAIALFPGGFGTHDEGFEIMTLVQTGKSDPKPIVCLQAPGCDYWNHWNSFITEQLLKRHLINPEDLSLFTIVDNVEDAVTEIRTFYRRYHSLRFVGRQLAIRLKTPLTDVQVGDLQQQFKDMLTEGTFEQRTSLPEEMDEPGLKELARLTFSFNRRNAGRLRQLINHLNHLPVTA
- a CDS encoding CBS domain-containing protein gives rise to the protein MMTPGVVQIPGDVSVSEAALLLDREQMPCLLIKDGEATFGIMTSGDIVKKVVAQGLEPHDVAVRSIMSKPVHSVECDQILDDATNMMASTGASLLIVTKQGQPVGILTARDLALAPKRCDTCLPATVRVTNGEGEGAKHTATIRQLSHVGAFIESRTLLLPGTTIVLSFMLPGTDVSFSVRGTILNSSYEPEFHEDRGMIGTYPGVDIQFASLPASDESKIRAWVLQNLPRATDLP
- a CDS encoding DUF692 family protein, which encodes MKSEFTQRANRLPAHGLGLSVDVYSPDLMHLVQSLRDTQLEPGYLEVFKATTSALQWVRQQLPDIKLPYHGEGLWTTQPDFPLSSSGRQGVAEACAQIVALHSAWLNHECATKQMAGYAFGTYLPPLYTELSARMTAENVAYLQRRVDAHACRHGIDPALVLLEMPPLTYFGCGELAIPEFFRLVTDQAACGLVLDIGHLWTVYRYTGSWQRQRLEDFAAQFLEAFPMERVVEIHVAGLAEFANPSAGAIDGDAQPLPYWIDAHGTPIPGVLFDLLAQVLSHPGLTSLKGVALEVDTKPIGMIVEEFRQFRDRFGSTVHQMVHRGHLGPLPGQQRPIQPSAEDMPHLTQEEQGALQQQYRTYVQLVTTPDAPCSDVSLLGGSLDDLHRYRDSYLPHELVHWGGNLPDMFPATCGALSKADVPLERFVPFWFSRPRPEQEDYDFFLLKIDRFVEFATQVCPTTANTVRAEAEELRIAYRAANEPVGSVQVRA